AGTCCAAGTGCAGAGGCGACGAGGAACGAACTGAGGACGAACACCACAGTATCCATCAACACTGCTGTTTCAAGAATCAACAACGAACGAACGGATTTCACAGGACAAAACTATCCATCATATAGCTTGCTGATCCAAAACAAAACTACTCTGTTTAACAAGACGAACAGATTACACACGAACGGATTACACTGCGTTACAGTACAGGTGTTTGATTTGGACGAACGCGCCTCCCTGCAACCATCCCCTGTGCCATGCTGGCTGGAGCAGCAACAACCAGCAGCCGCGCCCCTCTGCCTTCTCCTTCCTTTCTCCATGGACAGGAGCACACCGACACCACCATGGACACCCGAGGAGCTCAAgccgtccgccgccgcaccggagCTCGCCACCCTCGTCCGAGGGCTAGATCCATTGGACCGCACCAACTCCGTCAGCGCCAAGCCCCATCGCCGGCAGAGAAGAGCAGCGGAGGTGGAGGCCCACGGCATGCGGAGGCGGGCTGCAAAGGAGAGCAGCGAAGGTGAAGGCCCGCGGCTCGGCTGCTGGTGCTCGGAGGCGGGTGGCTGCTGGTGCTCGGAGACGCTGGTGCTCGGAGGAGCGCTGAGAGAGGGAGGCAGAGAGCAGCGTAGGCGGAGGCGGGCGAGGCCGGGCGGCTtgcggaggaggccggcggcgagCGGGGGCAGGCGAAGTCGGGCGGCGCGCGGAGGCGGGCTCCGGTGGCGTGGCAGAGGCGGACGGCGCGCGATGGGGGACGAGGCGCGGAGGCCGGCAGGGGCCGGCGAGGTGTTGGCCGGGGCCGGGGGTCGAGGTGGTGGCGGGcgccggccggccggcctcctcgaTTTGGATCGAGAGGGAGagaaatgagagagagagagaggcgtgcggtgggggtggggATAAGGGAGAGAGAAGACGGGGCATGGGGCTGGGCGCATGGGTGCTGCCCTAGGGGCGCGTGCGTCGTGGGTGGCTGGGGTGTGTGTCCGACGGAGGGTGGAGATGTGCGTCTGAGATCTTGCCAAGTCATCGATCCGTGTGCTGTGtttcctctttgccgtctgccaaaaaaacacagacggcaaagagctcacttTGTCATCTGCCAAAAATAACGTTatctctttgtcgtccgccctCCTTTGTTGTCCACTTttttgctctttgccgtctgctagggggccgttaggtttttttctaagcagctcgttagtggggcccatctctctctttgccgtccgccagctgacagcaaaaagaactggctgatggcaaagaccttctttgccatcagccagttttTTGCCGTCCGTTTTATGTAAGCGggcggcaaagaccttctttgccgtcagtcagcagacggcaaagaattggcagacagcaaataagctaattccagtagtgtatgTTATAGAGTATATAACTTTGATCATAGGGATCGATTTCTAGTCTTCGAACTTTTCCAATCCTGCTATTTTCCTCAAGTCTTCTTGAGTAATATGATCCCTGAGGGTCAATCCTTTCCCTTCCCCCCTTTGCCCTTTCAAATGAAAAAGAACTACCAATGCAAAGAAATGAAATGAAATGAACAATTGCTATGAGCAGTTTATTAAACTACACTACGGCTAATATATATAAGGACAAATCAACTAGAAAAAACCGTTGCCAAAGAAACCATTTGTTTAAGCTTATTAGCAAGATGGATGTTGCAACCAGTAAGAAAAAAATGTTGCAAACAATGGCATAAAATATTTTGTAAACGATGGCACAAAAATGTTGCAAACGATGGCATAAAAAAATGTTGCAAACGATGGCGCGGGGTCAGCGTCAATGAAACTGAAAAACAAACAGGAAACCCCCCAAAAAACGTTATAATGAGAAAATCGCCGGATGAGGTGTGGCGCTAGAGTGCCACATGACGTGCTGGGGCGCTCCCGTCCTAGGAAAAATGACCTAGCACGCGGGCAAAAATGGTGGACTCACGGGCCTTATAGGGGCATTACAGGCTTCTTCCAACTAAGTAAaccagccccctccccccctttattTTCAGTTTGGGGTGGCCCAATTTTCCCAAATAGTCAACCCCAAACTGCAAGCAGATCCACCGCGTAATAACCCCGTGCGTGTAGCATTACTGAGTGCATGCGGGAGCACCCTCCAACTAGTTGCTCCCTTCGGTAGGCTTTTATGGGCTGGGCCACAATTATACGACTCTGTATTCGGCAGAATCAAACAAGGGCGACGCTACGTGTCCGCCGGCGGAAATTCAAAAAGGATCCACCGCCTTGCTGACCATTAGATTGACATATTAATAACCGTTCGATTTACCAACGTAACGTAAGCAGCCACCCTTTGTAACAAGAGTGGTGTTTTTGCAACAGTCTGCTTGTTGCAATCACCCGAGcctgtattttttattttttgcaacAAACATCTTATTGCAGAAATTTTTCGCAACTGAGATCTTGTTGCAGAAATTTTAAAGATCACCTGCACGtgtttttctattttctgcaacAGACATCTTGCTTCAGAATTTTTTCGCAACAAAGGTCTTGTTGCAGAATTTTAAAGATTTCTGCATATGGTCCCTCTTTGCAACAAGAGCTTTGTTTCAGAAACACACTGACTATTTCAACAAGAGCTTTATTCAGAAACACGCTCTCCCGAAACCGTCGTTCACCGTGAGCTTCGCCGGATGGTGGCGAGGGAGGATCAGCGCCGCTCGTCCCTGCCttcgcgccgccgccggcgagcaCCCGACCTCTGACCAAAGTCACCTCATCACCATCCTCCTCTTCCTTCTGTTTTCTTCATCTCTCTGTATCTCTCGCCGCAGGAGCGTCGTTCGCCGGTATCGTCACGGGTCCTTGCTGTGAAGCTCGCCGTCAACCCCGCTAGACCTCACCGAGACGAGCTCCCGCCGCTCCCGCCGCTCCCGGGCTTCCCCACCCCCTGCCCACGGGTCATCCTCGTCAGATCCGGCGAGATTCGACTGCCATCGTCGCCCTCCTAGCCGCACGAGTCTCCGCCTCGGCGGCTCCGGGACGTTCCTGCCTCCTGCCCGCGCGCCATCCTCGTCGGATCCAGCGAGATTCGTGGCCGCCATCGCCCTCCCGGCCGCACGAGTCAGAACCGCTGCAAAAAGCCAGGCAGTTGCAAAACTCTCTTTTTCGAAACAAAGGCTCACTTGCAGACACACATGTACACGGGGGTGCTCTCGTCCATCTGATCAACAGAGGATCCGATGGACAcggtaataataataataataataataataataataataataataataataataataataataataatcaatAATAATAGGTCCAGGTGGCGTATGAGCAACCTTGAAAAAAGTGGTGTACAAACAGGAGAAAAAAGATAGCTTGGAAGCAGGTTGGTCAATGATGCACGGGAAAGGCAAACTTTGAAGCTTGGTCTCGTTGGTGGTACTACTAAGACTCAGTACTCAAGTACTGGCACGGTCGTTTGAATCCAATGCCACGGTACAAACTGCAAAGTCCAGTTGCGCTTCTACGACCGATCGAGGACATCTCAATACCTCATCATGCATCGTCCATTCTGGCCGGGGAAGCAATCAAACAAATGATCGGCCAGTCGATCATCCGATTAGAAAAGAGGAACACAGGGTTCATTTTTTTCACATGTAGTAGCATAGCAACTTCTGTTGTGCACTCGCGGTGTGGAGCACAGGTTGCTTTTGGCCATGTGATGTCTCTTTCAAGCAAAGAAAATGGTCAGCTCAGGTGTTGAAAGGTTATTATCATCGATCGTCAAGTTCCTGCTACCGAATCGCGACTTCGATCGATCGGTGAGGCAATTTTGCTTCTTTTTTTGTTTGGTGCCAATGATTAGTTTTGGTCCTGGTTTTGTACGCACTGGATCATGAACGCTCCAACCACACCTTTCATCAAACATTCAATCGAGCACATAAATAACCGCCGAATCTCTTTCAGCCCAAGCGCAAATTACACGAGAATTAATCAAATCGATGCTTATTCTCGCaacacttcttcttcttcttcttcttcttcttcttcttcttcttcttctgctaaAAATAATAGTAATCCATTCCCTCCCCAGCTTCGAGGAATGAAAGGAAGCAACCAAACGACGAGCCGGAGCTCGGTCGCTCGCTCTAGGAGAGGATGGCCGGGTGGCAGTAGGGCCCGTTGACCCAGCCGTCGGCGATCTTCTTGTAGGCCGCCTCCGTCAGGTGGATCCCGTCCCAGCTCAGCGACGACGATGGGTTGCCGCACGCCGACGCGCCGGACATGCCGCACCTAGCCCCGTTCTGGTAGTTGTACttgccgccgcccgcgccgcagCACGCCCTCAGGTTCGTGCTGAACCCTGCACATCGACACACGCACAAAGAAATGATCAGCTCGCCGGAGCCGGAGAAGacaaggagtgggaggaggacGATCAGTACAAACAGTGACGGAGGGACGTACCGTAGCTAGCGGGGCTCTTGACCATGTCGAAGACGTGGGAGTAGAAGTCGGCGTACATGATCTTGGCGTAGGGGTACTTGCCCTGCAGGCTGGTCACCTTGCTCTGGAGCAGCGAGTTGTGGCGGGCCGACAGCGCGTTGAACCGCTTCAGGCAGCCGTACTGGTCGTAGTCACCGGCGTTGGAGGTCTGGTAGAGCGTGAGGTAGATGGGGAAGCAGCCGACGGGGAGCACCCCGGGGATGACGACGTACATGGCGCCCAGCCCGATGAGCTTCTCGGCGCCGGCGCCAATGGCGTCCACGATGGTGGGGCTCTGCCCGGCCGCCTGCTCCGGCGTGTAGCCGCCGAAGAGCTGCGCGTTGTAGTCGTTCCCGCCCAGCTCGCCCAGCACGAACAGGGACTTGGACAGGTACGTCTTGCACGCTGCAGTGCACCAACAACAAGGACGTGGAGTTA
This sequence is a window from Aegilops tauschii subsp. strangulata cultivar AL8/78 chromosome 7, Aet v6.0, whole genome shotgun sequence. Protein-coding genes within it:
- the LOC109755023 gene encoding GDSL esterase/lipase At5g45910, encoding MASSPLLVALVMVSACFLAVSGQKFNAIYSFGDSMSDTGNLCVNGPPAGLTLTQPPYGETFFGRATCRCSDGRLVVDFLAEKFGLPLLKPSKQGGADFKQGANMAIIGATAMGSSFFQSLGVGDKIWNNGPLDTQIQWFQNLLPSVCGSSCKTYLSKSLFVLGELGGNDYNAQLFGGYTPEQAAGQSPTIVDAIGAGAEKLIGLGAMYVVIPGVLPVGCFPIYLTLYQTSNAGDYDQYGCLKRFNALSARHNSLLQSKVTSLQGKYPYAKIMYADFYSHVFDMVKSPASYGFSTNLRACCGAGGGKYNYQNGARCGMSGASACGNPSSSLSWDGIHLTEAAYKKIADGWVNGPYCHPAILS